The Pyrodictium delaneyi genome contains a region encoding:
- a CDS encoding RsmB/NOP family class I SAM-dependent RNA methyltransferase, with product MPQLSGRKTVYRSAVETLRERLASLEQDEELAARAEQLASKYVFIHVHQALRYLALLGSEAEKLLETNEDSIMKTIRVNTLLTSVEELAERLEEKGVKTRSHPYIWYGLVVEETPYPIGALHEYMQGLYTVQGPASMMVVPALAPEGAKRIADMCAGAGVKTSQIAQHNTATTIIATDINRRKLLALKNNMSRLAVFNVTALHMDARWLPKLGTFDAILLDAPCSGEGLLPFKRGRWPRSFNDILSRVELQLELLDAALDALAPGGAMVYATCSISVEENEYVVSTLLENRGDFEVEEPGYTAGSPGITKYLDLDLDPSVAKCRRFFPHRNATEGFTICRLVKTG from the coding sequence GTGCCTCAGCTGTCTGGGAGGAAAACAGTCTATCGCAGTGCGGTAGAGACGCTGAGGGAACGGCTCGCTAGCCTAGAGCAGGACGAGGAACTAGCAGCTAGAGCAGAGCAGCTAGCCTCGAAATACGTCTTCATACATGTACACCAGGCTCTACGCTATCTCGCGCTCCTGGGCAGTGAGGCTGAGAAACTCCTAGAGACAAACGAGGACTCCATAATGAAGACTATACGCGTCAACACATTGCTCACTAGTGTCGAGGAGCTAGCAGAACGGCTAGAGGAGAAGGGCGTCAAGACCCGGAGCCACCCCTACATATGGTACGGGCTAGTAGTCGAGGAGACCCCCTATCCCATAGGAGCTCTACACGAGTACATGCAGGGGCTCTACACAGTCCAGGGCCCAGCCTCGATGATGGTCGTGCCCGCTCTCGCACCCGAAGGCGCAAAGAGGATAGCCGATATGTGTGCGGGGGCTGGCGTGAAGACTAGCCAGATAGCGCAACACAACACGGCAACAACGATAATAGCTACTGATATCAACCGTAGGAAGCTGCTAGCGCTCAAGAACAATATGAGCCGCCTCGCAGTATTCAACGTGACAGCGCTACACATGGATGCACGGTGGCTCCCCAAGCTAGGTACCTTCGACGCAATACTGCTAGACGCGCCGTGCAGCGGAGAAGGCCTTCTACCCTTCAAGCGTGGACGCTGGCCCCGCAGCTTCAACGACATACTCTCCAGGGTAGAGCTGCAACTGGAACTGCTCGATGCCGCACTAGACGCACTAGCCCCCGGCGGGGCAATGGTCTACGCTACTTGTAGTATATCTGTCGAGGAGAACGAGTATGTAGTATCGACGCTCCTCGAGAACCGGGGCGACTTCGAGGTGGAGGAGCCAGGCTACACAGCTGGAAGCCCGGGAATAACGAAATACCTGGACTTAGACCTTGACCCCTCTGTTGCCAAGTGTAGGCGCTTCTTCCCCCACCGTAACGCTACGGAGGGCTTTACGATATGCAGGCTAGTGAAGACTGGTTAA
- a CDS encoding nicotinamide-nucleotide adenylyltransferase, with protein sequence MSRGVFVGRFQPPHWGHIEVIKWCLDRVDELIIVVGSAQESHTLKNPFTAGERIEMLLLGLRDAAVDTSRVMIVPVPDIAMNHVWPRYLEMLLPRFHVVFSRNPLVTRLFTEYGYRVESPPAFSRGEYSATRIRSLMLRGDESWKRLVPPSVARFIEEIKGVERLVTISGRD encoded by the coding sequence ATGAGCCGCGGTGTTTTCGTGGGGCGTTTCCAGCCACCACACTGGGGCCATATAGAGGTTATAAAGTGGTGCCTAGACCGCGTCGACGAGCTGATAATAGTTGTAGGCTCTGCCCAGGAGAGCCACACGCTGAAAAACCCTTTCACAGCAGGCGAGCGGATAGAGATGCTCCTGCTTGGCCTCCGCGACGCAGCCGTAGACACCTCACGGGTCATGATAGTACCGGTGCCCGATATCGCCATGAACCATGTATGGCCCCGGTATCTCGAGATGCTGCTCCCACGCTTCCACGTAGTCTTCTCCCGGAACCCGCTCGTGACAAGACTCTTCACCGAGTACGGCTACCGGGTGGAGAGTCCACCGGCCTTCAGCCGGGGCGAGTACAGTGCAACCCGGATACGCAGCCTCATGCTTCGCGGCGACGAGTCCTGGAAGAGGCTGGTACCACCAAGCGTCGCTCGATTCATTGAAGAGATTAAAGGCGTTGAACGACTCGTCACCATCTCCGGGAGGGACTAG
- a CDS encoding NOG1 family protein, translated as MTAQHEELPWLKRHKEMLKLAETVKKLRETHVYSSEEIIRVVGERYRRVKPRRRGLPGRIEFELKRLEVVFNVSYSRLLRVARLPSTREMSEFHRALVLGFVGDEYDEALRAVRRSLRLIREFWNQYRLLIVSAADAREAARLRKEGSGCILSVVRRLRKRLELLDRVRRELLQTHIVSEGLPIVVVAGIPSTGKSTLVRRVSTAEPEVASYPFTTKTVIVGKAKVRDIAFYMVDTPGILERPIEQHNEIERKAFAALQSLPDIVVFLVDPSPEMVQDIEHQMRLLQDIYSEIIAQRGAGLLVAVNKVDIAPEESIWRAIDAVNSILQNAGRENLCAEKPLLISALKGDGVDKLLGAVYECLRRKTPWIFAS; from the coding sequence ATGACAGCGCAACATGAGGAACTGCCATGGCTTAAGCGGCACAAAGAGATGCTAAAGCTCGCTGAGACGGTTAAGAAACTCAGGGAGACACATGTATACAGCTCTGAGGAGATAATCCGTGTTGTAGGAGAGCGCTATCGACGAGTCAAGCCGCGCCGTCGAGGCCTACCTGGTAGAATCGAGTTCGAGCTGAAGAGGCTAGAAGTGGTGTTCAACGTCTCCTACTCTAGACTCTTGCGTGTAGCTCGATTACCTTCGACCCGTGAGATGAGCGAGTTCCACCGCGCGCTCGTACTCGGATTCGTGGGAGACGAGTACGACGAGGCACTCCGTGCTGTACGTAGATCCCTCCGCCTGATAAGGGAGTTCTGGAACCAGTACCGGCTCTTAATAGTGTCAGCAGCTGATGCACGTGAAGCGGCTAGGCTGCGCAAGGAAGGTAGTGGATGTATATTGTCCGTGGTGCGGCGGCTCCGCAAACGACTCGAACTCCTCGATCGCGTCCGGAGAGAGCTGCTACAGACGCATATAGTGTCCGAGGGGCTCCCGATAGTAGTTGTAGCAGGTATACCTAGTACGGGCAAGTCCACGCTCGTGCGGAGGGTGTCTACAGCCGAGCCGGAGGTGGCGTCGTACCCGTTCACCACCAAGACCGTTATAGTTGGTAAGGCGAAGGTTAGAGACATAGCATTCTACATGGTGGATACGCCTGGTATACTTGAGAGGCCTATAGAGCAGCATAACGAGATAGAACGTAAAGCGTTTGCAGCTCTCCAGTCGCTCCCAGATATTGTTGTGTTCCTCGTGGATCCCTCGCCCGAGATGGTGCAGGATATTGAGCACCAAATGCGGCTACTCCAAGACATATACTCGGAAATAATAGCGCAGCGTGGAGCAGGCCTCCTAGTAGCGGTAAACAAGGTAGACATAGCTCCGGAGGAGTCAATCTGGCGAGCAATTGACGCTGTAAACTCTATCCTCCAGAATGCCGGTAGAGAGAACCTATGCGCGGAGAAGCCGCTGTTAATATCTGCACTAAAAGGCGATGGCGTGGACAAGCTGCTCGGCGCGGTCTACGAGTGTCTACGGAGAAAGACACCTTGGATATTCGCGAGCTGA
- the rtcA gene encoding RNA 3'-terminal phosphate cyclase: MEPLVIDGSFGEGGGQILRTTLALSALLGRPVRIVNIRAKRPRPGLQRQHLTSVKAVAEIAGARVEGLRLGSTEITFWPGRLQSGRFRFDIGTAGSITLVLQAVLPILVYAPGRVELEVRGGTDVPWSPPIDYVRFVLSRLLERMGYVFRVTLRRRGHYPRGGGIVIVEVPQPPKRLEAVRLSNAGDIKAFEGLSHAVRLPRHVAERQARAAQELITARYPGLPVDIELEWYEPGRDPHLGPGSGIVVWAHTGNSILGGDSIGAKGKPAEKVGREAAEKLLEDLSAGKALDRHASDMLIPYAALACGESILGGAKLTMHAWTNVELVKRILPEARLEFIEGGEIGKPFTLRVEGVCYQA; the protein is encoded by the coding sequence TTGGAGCCACTAGTCATAGACGGAAGCTTCGGCGAAGGCGGCGGCCAGATACTACGAACCACGCTAGCCCTCTCAGCCCTACTCGGCCGCCCTGTAAGGATAGTGAATATCCGCGCTAAGAGGCCGAGGCCAGGGCTCCAGCGCCAGCACCTCACCTCAGTGAAGGCCGTAGCAGAGATAGCTGGCGCGCGGGTCGAAGGCCTCAGGCTCGGCTCTACCGAGATAACGTTCTGGCCGGGTAGGCTGCAGAGTGGCCGCTTCCGCTTCGACATAGGCACTGCTGGCAGCATAACCCTAGTACTGCAGGCAGTGCTACCCATCCTAGTCTACGCACCCGGAAGGGTCGAACTCGAGGTAAGGGGTGGAACAGACGTACCTTGGAGCCCGCCCATAGACTATGTACGCTTCGTACTCTCTAGGCTCCTCGAGCGTATGGGCTACGTGTTCCGCGTCACGCTGAGGAGGCGTGGCCACTACCCCCGCGGCGGCGGGATAGTGATCGTAGAGGTGCCCCAGCCCCCGAAGCGCCTCGAAGCTGTAAGGCTCAGCAATGCCGGCGACATCAAGGCGTTCGAGGGGCTTAGCCATGCAGTCCGGCTTCCACGCCACGTAGCTGAGAGGCAGGCAAGAGCCGCCCAGGAGCTCATCACCGCCAGGTACCCGGGGCTACCGGTCGACATAGAGCTGGAATGGTACGAGCCTGGCCGGGATCCCCACCTAGGCCCCGGCAGCGGCATAGTTGTATGGGCTCACACCGGGAACAGTATTCTAGGCGGTGACTCGATAGGAGCGAAGGGCAAGCCTGCAGAGAAGGTTGGGCGCGAGGCCGCAGAGAAGCTCCTCGAGGATTTGTCCGCCGGGAAAGCGCTGGACCGACACGCCTCCGACATGCTGATACCGTATGCTGCACTTGCCTGCGGCGAGTCGATATTGGGCGGAGCAAAGCTGACCATGCATGCATGGACAAACGTAGAACTCGTCAAGAGGATCCTGCCCGAGGCTCGGCTAGAGTTCATCGAGGGCGGCGAAATAGGGAAGCCCTTCACCCTAAGAGTTGAGGGGGTATGCTACCAGGCGTAG